In Bacillus cereus ATCC 14579, a single window of DNA contains:
- a CDS encoding HIT family protein has product MVMNMSTNDQVKLNCFICEKHKGNIIVPGGAIYEDELLYVGHVHWDSEETYLGYVMIDIKRHVPGLAELTDEEAKAFGLITSRVSKALKESEGAEHIYTFVSGNGVPHMHMHIIPRYANTPKEFWSPTEIAKWTGAPYGEAAKIKKLCERIREYMVSEYAYNK; this is encoded by the coding sequence ATGGTGATGAATATGTCAACGAACGATCAAGTAAAACTAAACTGTTTTATTTGTGAAAAGCATAAAGGAAATATTATAGTTCCAGGTGGAGCTATTTACGAAGATGAACTGCTTTACGTTGGACATGTCCACTGGGATAGTGAAGAAACATACTTGGGTTATGTAATGATAGATATAAAAAGGCATGTACCTGGCCTCGCTGAACTAACAGATGAAGAAGCGAAAGCGTTCGGACTTATAACAAGTAGAGTAAGTAAAGCGCTAAAAGAAAGCGAAGGTGCAGAGCATATTTACACTTTTGTTTCAGGGAATGGTGTACCACATATGCATATGCATATCATACCGCGTTATGCAAATACACCAAAAGAGTTTTGGTCACCAACCGAGATAGCGAAATGGACCGGCGCACCATATGGTGAAGCAGCGAAAATCAAAAAACTATGCGAAAGAATACGAGAGTATATGGTGAGTGAATATGCATACAACAAATAA
- a CDS encoding ABC transporter permease, which produces MNSIPRIPLGEWVDSFVASLYEHFEGLFRGFSYIIGGFVDLLTNFLTIIPAILMIIILCFFIWYTTRKLSLVIFTLIGLLFILNINYWAQTMQTLALVLTSVIISIIVGIPIGILASQNERFSKFLKPTLDFMQTMPAFVYLIPAITFFGVGVVPGIIASVIFAMPPTIRFTDLGIRQVPEDLIEAANAFGSTASQKLFKVQLPLATGTIMAGVNQSIMLSLSMVVTASLVGAPGLGVDVYRSVTQVNIGMGFEAGLAIVVIAIILDRITQGFHTKRK; this is translated from the coding sequence ATGAATAGTATACCACGTATTCCATTAGGGGAATGGGTCGACTCATTTGTTGCAAGTTTATATGAGCACTTTGAAGGCTTATTCCGAGGATTCTCTTATATTATTGGTGGATTCGTTGATTTACTCACTAATTTTTTAACAATAATACCTGCCATATTGATGATTATTATCTTGTGTTTCTTCATTTGGTACACAACGAGGAAATTATCTTTAGTCATTTTTACGCTTATTGGATTATTATTCATTTTGAATATTAACTACTGGGCACAAACGATGCAAACATTAGCACTCGTACTTACGTCTGTTATTATTTCAATTATTGTCGGAATTCCAATTGGTATATTAGCATCTCAAAATGAGCGTTTCTCAAAATTTTTAAAGCCAACATTAGATTTTATGCAAACAATGCCGGCATTCGTATACCTCATTCCAGCGATTACATTTTTCGGAGTTGGTGTAGTACCTGGAATTATTGCATCGGTAATCTTTGCAATGCCACCGACAATTCGCTTTACTGACTTAGGAATTAGACAAGTTCCAGAAGATTTAATTGAAGCAGCGAATGCGTTTGGATCCACAGCATCACAAAAACTATTTAAAGTACAATTACCACTTGCAACCGGAACGATTATGGCTGGTGTGAACCAAAGCATTATGCTTTCGTTATCGATGGTTGTAACAGCATCACTTGTAGGAGCTCCAGGGCTTGGAGTTGATGTATATCGCTCTGTAACACAAGTTAATATCGGAATGGGATTTGAAGCTGGATTAGCTATCGTAGTAATCGCAATTATATTAGATCGAATTACACAAGGGTTCCATACGAAAAGAAAATAA